From Mycolicibacterium nivoides, a single genomic window includes:
- a CDS encoding flavin-containing monooxygenase, which translates to MSNADLDAIVVGAGFSGLYALHRLREQGLRVRILEKADAVGGTWLVNRYPGARCDIESVEYSYSFSDEIQQEWVWTETMPAQPEVEAYLNFVADRLDLRRDIAFGTEVVTMTFEEATSLWSVTTADGQTLRTPFVVAATGILSVPLEPDIPGMSRFAGASLFTSRWPREGVDLAGKRVGVIGTGSTGVQLIPVVAGQCEHLTVFQRSPAFTLPWQVRPFEPGELDALKADYAAIRAAQREHPVGAARLSAFSVFLEMLVRPPVKSASPEEKRHAVEEHGVMGALNWGDVFFDIDANRMATELYGQAVARIVTDPHTAASLTPSHPFACKRPIIDQGYYDTYNRDNVTLVDLRKGGIREVTTTGISTEQGDFDLDVIVYATGFDAMTGALSRIDVRGRDGLVLGEYWSKEGGLSYLGLAVAGFPNLFTIQGPGSPSAATNFVAALEQHVEWIAECIAYLRAGGHRSIEATPQAQAEWVEHTTALVAPTVLVHPSCNSWYNGGNVPGKKRMYLGYTAGIPEYRRRCDEIAADGYPGFTIA; encoded by the coding sequence GTGAGCAACGCCGATCTCGATGCGATCGTCGTCGGTGCCGGATTCTCCGGCTTGTACGCACTGCACCGGCTACGGGAGCAGGGCCTGCGGGTGCGGATTCTGGAGAAGGCCGACGCCGTCGGCGGTACCTGGCTGGTCAACCGGTATCCGGGTGCGCGCTGTGACATCGAGAGCGTCGAATACTCGTACAGCTTCAGCGATGAGATCCAGCAGGAGTGGGTCTGGACCGAGACGATGCCGGCCCAACCTGAGGTCGAGGCGTACCTCAACTTCGTCGCCGACCGACTCGACCTGCGCCGCGACATCGCATTCGGCACCGAGGTCGTCACGATGACCTTCGAAGAGGCCACATCTCTGTGGTCGGTCACCACCGCCGACGGGCAGACGCTGCGCACGCCGTTCGTGGTGGCCGCCACCGGAATCCTGTCGGTGCCACTGGAACCCGATATCCCGGGAATGAGCCGATTCGCCGGCGCGTCGCTGTTCACCAGCCGCTGGCCGCGCGAGGGCGTCGACCTCGCGGGCAAGCGGGTCGGGGTGATCGGCACCGGGTCCACCGGTGTTCAGCTGATTCCGGTGGTGGCCGGGCAGTGCGAACATCTCACGGTGTTCCAGCGGTCCCCGGCGTTCACCCTGCCGTGGCAGGTCCGGCCCTTCGAACCCGGCGAACTCGACGCGCTCAAGGCCGACTACGCGGCCATCCGCGCTGCGCAGCGGGAGCATCCGGTCGGGGCGGCTCGGCTCAGTGCGTTCTCGGTGTTCCTCGAGATGCTGGTGCGGCCGCCGGTGAAATCCGCGTCGCCCGAAGAGAAGCGGCACGCCGTCGAAGAACACGGCGTCATGGGCGCCCTGAACTGGGGTGACGTCTTCTTCGACATCGACGCCAACCGGATGGCCACCGAGCTGTACGGCCAGGCCGTGGCCCGCATCGTCACCGACCCACACACGGCGGCCTCGTTGACACCCAGTCACCCGTTCGCCTGCAAGCGGCCGATCATCGACCAGGGTTACTACGACACCTACAACCGGGACAACGTCACCCTGGTCGATCTGCGCAAGGGCGGCATCCGTGAGGTGACCACCACTGGGATTTCCACCGAGCAAGGAGATTTCGACCTGGACGTGATCGTGTACGCCACCGGATTCGACGCCATGACCGGCGCGTTGAGCCGGATCGACGTACGTGGCCGGGACGGGCTGGTGCTGGGGGAGTACTGGTCCAAGGAGGGCGGACTGTCCTATCTGGGTTTGGCCGTGGCCGGATTCCCGAATCTGTTCACGATCCAGGGGCCGGGAAGCCCATCGGCGGCGACGAATTTCGTGGCGGCCCTGGAACAACACGTCGAGTGGATCGCGGAGTGCATCGCGTACCTGAGAGCCGGCGGCCATCGGAGTATCGAGGCGACGCCCCAGGCGCAGGCCGAATGGGTTGAACACACCACGGCACTGGTGGCTCCCACCGTGTTGGTGCACCCGAGCTGCAACTCGTGGTACAACGGCGGCAACGTACCGGGTAAGAAGAGGATGTACCTGGGATACACCGCAGGCATCCCCGAGTACCGTCGCCGCTGTGACGAGATCGCAGCTGACGGC